A window of Pseudomonadota bacterium genomic DNA:
GAGGGAATTTCACATCCATATTTATTTTCGTGCCATTGGGCATAAAAAATGTATAATCAGGCCTACCGGAGGAATTTTCGAGTGTCTTTTGTTTTATGTAGTTAATCCCTTCTGTCATGCCTATGAGCCGCACGATATCTTCCGCCATGCGCTCACCCCACTCGCCTCTCTTCTTCGAACTTGCAAGGGCATTGCCGAGATGTGCTGTAGTATCGTTGAGTTTTTGGGTGACCTCTTCGTGTTTCTTGATGAGGGTCGCAACTTCAGTAAATTTCTCTCCGCTTGTTTTTCCAAAATCCTCAACCCTTTTCTGCACCTCCGTTAAGGTTTTTCCTATTGCCTCGATATTCTGGTCAATGAGCTCTTTCTTGCCTTCAAGCTCCTTTTTCCCCTCCGTGGTCTGCGATTTCAGCTTTTCCTCGGCAAGCTTTATAAATTCGTCAGCATATTTTTTGAATTCGTCAGTATTCTTTGTCAGTGCATCAAGTGAAAGCGCCTTAAATGTTTCGCTCAATTCTTTTCTTACGGTCTCAAACCGCTGCACCTCCTCTTTAAAGTGTTTTTCTGATTCTTCAAGCCTTGTCAGTGCTTCTACTTTTGACTGCCGCTCAATGCTGAGCTCGTTTCTGAGCTGGTTGAGTTCTTCTTCTCTCTGCAGAATTTGTTTCCCTCTTTCTTCAACAACCGCCTCAGCGGAGCTTGCCCTTCCCTCAACCCCGGCATACTTCTTTTGGGAATATGCTGAAGAA
This region includes:
- the rmuC gene encoding DNA recombination protein RmuC → MEILIYIIVGLIAGGVVAWLLSSAYSQKKYAGVEGRASSAEAVVEERGKQILQREEELNQLRNELSIERQSKVEALTRLEESEKHFKEEVQRFETVRKELSETFKALSLDALTKNTDEFKKYADEFIKLAEEKLKSQTTEGKKELEGKKELIDQNIEAIGKTLTEVQKRVEDFGKTSGEKFTEVATLIKKHEEVTQKLNDTTAHLGNALASSKKRGEWGERMAEDIVRLIGMTEGINYIKQKTLENSSGRPDYTFFMPNGTKINMDVKFPLDNYMHYMNTESEHDKKRYKDELLKNTRVMIKQVTTREYINPSENTVDYVIIFIPNEQVYSFIHEADPAIMDEALRQKVILCSPFTLYAVLAVIRQAIENFNLERTASEILKLLTEFSKQWTAYKEKFKAMGDRLDAAKTEYDTLVTTRSNMLERPLRKIDELGRQKAIALEEGLQLDETS